A window from Micromonospora profundi encodes these proteins:
- a CDS encoding EamA family transporter: MTSSPPSAAPGRRADAAPAMIWTALIVVYLLWGSTYLAIRVTVETLPPLLSAAWRFAAAALVLAVVLRLRRGPGALRVDRRQLGSAALIGVLLLTGGNGLVVLAESGPPGVAVPSGIAALLVATVPLLVVLLRSATGDRPPLWTFAGVTVGFAGLVLLVLPSGGGGAVPLVGALTVVAAATAWSIGSFLSGRIRMPTDPFVATVYEMVAGALALAVVAALRGELRDFHPASVSTRSWAALVYLMVAGSLVAFTAYVWLLHNAPISLVSTYAYVNPAVAVALGALLVAEPITTQVLLGGAVLVAGVALVVSTERPRRKSAVTRSGAAPAGDRQ, from the coding sequence ATGACCTCATCCCCACCGAGTGCCGCACCAGGCCGCCGCGCCGACGCCGCACCGGCAATGATCTGGACCGCGTTGATCGTGGTCTACCTGCTCTGGGGCTCGACCTACCTGGCCATCCGGGTCACCGTGGAGACGCTTCCTCCGCTGCTCTCGGCCGCCTGGCGATTTGCCGCCGCCGCTCTGGTGCTGGCGGTGGTGCTGCGGCTACGCCGAGGGCCCGGTGCCCTGCGGGTGGACCGGCGGCAACTCGGCTCCGCCGCGCTTATCGGAGTCCTCCTGCTCACCGGCGGCAACGGCCTGGTGGTGCTAGCCGAATCCGGGCCGCCCGGGGTGGCGGTGCCCTCCGGGATCGCCGCGCTGCTTGTGGCGACAGTGCCACTGCTCGTCGTGCTGCTGCGCTCCGCGACCGGGGACCGGCCACCGCTCTGGACGTTCGCCGGGGTCACGGTGGGCTTCGCAGGTCTGGTCCTGCTGGTGCTGCCCAGCGGCGGCGGGGGCGCGGTGCCTCTGGTCGGGGCGCTGACAGTGGTGGCTGCGGCCACCGCCTGGTCGATCGGGTCGTTCCTGTCGGGACGGATCCGGATGCCCACCGACCCGTTCGTGGCCACCGTGTACGAGATGGTGGCCGGCGCGTTGGCACTGGCCGTCGTCGCTGCCCTCCGGGGCGAGCTGCGCGACTTCCATCCGGCGTCGGTAAGCACCCGCTCGTGGGCGGCACTCGTCTACCTCATGGTGGCCGGCTCGCTGGTGGCCTTCACGGCGTACGTGTGGCTGCTGCACAACGCACCCATCTCGCTCGTCTCGACGTACGCCTATGTGAACCCGGCGGTCGCGGTGGCGCTGGGTGCGCTGCTGGTGGCCGAGCCGATCACCACGCAGGTGCTGCTCGGCGGTGCCGTCCTCGTCGCCGGGGTGGCTCTGGTGGTGAGCACCGAACGGCCCCGGCGCAAGAGCGCGGTTACACGATCGGGGGCCGCGCCAGCGGGCGACCGGCAGTAG
- a CDS encoding prepilin peptidase translates to MSAATLVPVALLGALVGVVVPLVARRFTTVPSPRRVSGWLSPPLAAAVFVGLAAALGDDPALPVFLAVAAVGLVLALVDLACLRLPDALVLTAGALALGGLTSAALLTDTSGRLVGALAGAAVAGAAHVLLAVLPGSRLGFGDVKLAGVLGLPLGWLGRDALLAGLFLPHLLHGAVVLGLLAARRVRRGTLLPFGPALLAGAWLATVVR, encoded by the coding sequence ATGTCTGCCGCCACGCTGGTGCCTGTCGCGTTGCTGGGCGCACTGGTCGGTGTCGTCGTACCCCTGGTTGCCCGGCGCTTTACGACAGTGCCGTCCCCTCGGCGCGTCTCGGGCTGGCTCAGTCCGCCGCTCGCGGCGGCCGTGTTCGTCGGGCTCGCCGCAGCGCTCGGTGACGACCCGGCACTGCCGGTCTTCCTCGCGGTGGCGGCGGTGGGGCTGGTGCTGGCCCTTGTCGACCTGGCCTGCCTGCGGCTGCCCGACGCACTGGTCCTCACCGCTGGCGCGTTGGCCCTTGGTGGCCTGACCAGCGCGGCGTTGCTGACCGACACCTCCGGGCGGCTGGTCGGTGCGTTGGCAGGCGCGGCGGTCGCCGGCGCGGCGCACGTGCTGCTGGCGGTGCTGCCCGGCTCCCGGCTGGGCTTCGGGGACGTGAAGCTCGCGGGCGTTCTCGGCCTACCGCTCGGCTGGCTCGGCCGGGACGCCCTGCTGGCCGGGCTGTTCCTGCCACACCTGCTGCACGGAGCCGTGGTGCTCGGCCTGCTCGCCGCGCGGCGGGTCCGCCGGGGCACGCTACTGCCATTCGGCCCGGCCCTGCTCGCGGGCGCCTGGCTCGCCACGGTGGTGCGCTGA
- a CDS encoding UvrD-helicase domain-containing protein, translating into MPPFSAVPPGGFPPFVADLHIHSKYSRACSRDLTLPNLAWWARRKGIALLGTGDFTHPAWYDHLRETLRPAEPGLYRLDPEAERDIARRLPPRLAGTTDADAVRFMLSVEISTIYKRDDRTRKVHHLIYLPDLDAVARFNTALGRIGNLGSDGRPILGLDSRDLLEITLEASPDGYLVPAHIWTPWFSALGSKSGFDAIADCYADLAEHIFAVETGLSSDPAMNWRVGSLDGYQLVSNSDAHSPPALGREATVLAAERDYFAIREALRTGDGLAGTIEFFPEEGKYHADGHRLCGVNWSPERTRAADGRCPECGKPLTVGVLSRIEELADRPDGHRPAHARDVTHLVPLAEILGEINKVGARSKKVEGRLNELLAALGPELEILTTTPLPDIAQAGGELLAEGIGRLRRGDVRRVPGYDGEYGVITLFDPAELGAGAGTAQETLFDVPVPAQRRPTEPAARSTAKRPAAAKAEPKRKAPAPPPAPPIASPPSPHEPFEPMLAGMEEVGTGLLDRLDAMQRVAASAPGGPLLIVAGPGTGKTRTLTHRIAYLCAELNVFPEHCLAITFTRRAAEELRHRLDSLLGPVAEDVTVGTFHALGLTILRENAEAAGLPADFRIADDGERAAARSEAGDDLTSYVALLRKQDLVDLDELVSLPVELLRADRKLVERYRDRWRWIFVDEYQDVDAVQYELLRLLSPADGNLCAIGDPDQAIYSFRGADVGYFLRFSQDFTDARLVRLNRNYRSSAPILAAAVQAIAPSSLVRGRRLDPARLDPEAPLVGRYPAASVAEEADFVVRTVDELVGGLSHRSLDSGRIDGRVTTLSFSDIAVLYRTDAQAAPIVDALARANIPVQKRSHDRLRDRPGVAAIARELRHADGLAGSLAARVRLAGQVVAERFAVPTLDGAASTVRPEDVRSAVDLLTPLARRCGDDLEMFLSQLATGAEVDALDPRAEAVTLLTLHAAKGLEFPVVFLVGAEDGLLPLRWPGSTSDEDAVAEERRLFFVGLTRAQDRLYVSHAARRTRHGVERDCSPSPFLGAIDPGLFERFGETEPRRPKDRQLRLI; encoded by the coding sequence GTGCCCCCGTTCAGCGCCGTACCCCCCGGTGGCTTCCCGCCTTTCGTCGCGGACCTGCACATCCACTCGAAATATTCGCGCGCGTGCAGCCGCGATCTCACGCTGCCGAACCTGGCGTGGTGGGCCCGGCGCAAGGGCATCGCCCTGCTCGGCACCGGTGATTTCACCCATCCCGCCTGGTACGACCACCTGCGGGAGACGCTGCGCCCGGCCGAGCCGGGGCTCTACCGCCTGGACCCGGAGGCGGAACGCGACATCGCCCGTCGGCTGCCGCCGCGCCTCGCCGGCACGACCGACGCGGACGCGGTGCGGTTCATGCTGAGCGTGGAGATCTCCACCATCTACAAGCGGGACGACCGCACCCGCAAGGTGCACCACCTGATCTATCTGCCGGACCTGGATGCGGTGGCCCGGTTCAACACAGCGCTGGGGCGGATCGGCAACCTCGGCTCGGACGGCCGGCCGATCCTCGGTCTGGACTCCCGGGACCTGCTGGAGATCACCCTGGAGGCGAGCCCGGATGGCTACCTCGTCCCGGCGCACATCTGGACGCCGTGGTTCTCGGCGCTGGGCTCGAAGTCCGGCTTCGACGCGATCGCCGACTGCTACGCCGACCTGGCCGAGCACATCTTCGCCGTGGAGACCGGGCTCTCCTCCGACCCGGCGATGAACTGGCGGGTCGGCAGTCTGGACGGCTATCAACTGGTCTCCAACTCCGACGCGCACTCCCCACCGGCGCTGGGCCGCGAGGCCACTGTGCTGGCGGCCGAACGGGACTACTTCGCCATCCGGGAGGCGCTGCGGACCGGCGACGGTCTCGCCGGCACCATCGAGTTCTTCCCCGAGGAGGGCAAGTACCACGCGGACGGGCACCGGCTGTGCGGGGTGAACTGGTCCCCGGAGCGCACCCGGGCTGCCGACGGGCGCTGCCCCGAGTGCGGCAAGCCGCTCACAGTGGGCGTCCTCAGCCGCATCGAGGAGTTGGCCGACCGCCCGGACGGGCACCGACCGGCACACGCCCGCGACGTCACCCACCTGGTGCCGCTCGCCGAGATCCTCGGTGAGATCAACAAGGTGGGCGCGCGTTCGAAGAAGGTGGAGGGGCGGCTCAACGAGTTGCTCGCCGCGCTCGGCCCCGAGCTGGAGATCCTCACCACGACACCGTTGCCGGACATCGCCCAGGCCGGGGGCGAGTTGCTCGCGGAGGGCATCGGTCGACTGCGGCGCGGCGACGTACGCCGGGTGCCCGGCTACGACGGCGAGTACGGCGTCATCACCCTCTTCGATCCGGCGGAGCTGGGAGCCGGTGCCGGTACGGCACAGGAGACGCTGTTCGACGTACCTGTGCCGGCGCAGCGGCGGCCCACCGAGCCGGCGGCCCGCTCCACGGCCAAGCGCCCGGCGGCGGCGAAGGCGGAGCCGAAGCGGAAGGCTCCGGCGCCGCCTCCTGCTCCGCCGATCGCGTCGCCGCCGTCGCCGCACGAGCCGTTCGAACCGATGCTCGCGGGGATGGAGGAGGTCGGCACCGGTCTGCTGGACCGGCTGGACGCGATGCAGCGGGTTGCGGCGTCCGCGCCCGGCGGCCCGCTGCTCATCGTGGCCGGTCCGGGCACCGGGAAGACCCGGACGCTCACCCACCGGATCGCGTACCTCTGTGCGGAGCTGAACGTCTTTCCCGAGCACTGCCTGGCCATCACCTTCACCAGGCGGGCGGCCGAGGAGCTGCGGCACCGTCTCGACAGCCTGCTCGGCCCGGTCGCCGAGGACGTCACGGTGGGTACGTTCCACGCGCTGGGGCTGACGATCCTGCGGGAGAACGCCGAGGCTGCGGGCCTGCCGGCCGACTTCCGGATCGCCGACGACGGCGAGCGCGCGGCGGCCCGGTCGGAGGCCGGCGACGACCTCACCAGCTATGTGGCGCTGCTGCGCAAGCAGGATCTGGTCGACCTGGACGAGCTGGTGAGCCTGCCGGTGGAGTTGCTGCGGGCCGACCGGAAGCTTGTCGAGCGGTACCGGGACCGCTGGCGGTGGATCTTCGTCGACGAGTACCAGGACGTCGACGCGGTGCAGTACGAGCTGCTTCGGCTACTCAGCCCCGCCGACGGCAACCTCTGCGCGATCGGCGACCCGGACCAGGCGATCTACTCGTTCCGGGGTGCCGACGTCGGCTACTTCCTGCGCTTCTCCCAGGACTTCACGGACGCCCGGCTGGTCCGGCTCAACCGCAACTACCGCTCGTCGGCACCGATCCTGGCCGCCGCCGTGCAGGCCATCGCGCCGTCTTCGCTGGTGCGTGGCCGGCGACTGGACCCGGCCCGACTCGACCCGGAGGCGCCGCTCGTCGGCCGCTACCCGGCGGCGTCGGTCGCCGAGGAGGCCGACTTCGTGGTCCGTACCGTCGACGAACTGGTCGGCGGGCTGTCCCACCGCTCGCTGGACTCGGGCCGGATCGACGGCCGGGTCACCACCCTGTCGTTCTCCGACATCGCCGTGCTGTACCGCACCGACGCGCAAGCCGCCCCGATCGTGGACGCACTGGCCCGGGCCAACATCCCGGTGCAGAAGCGCTCGCACGACCGGCTGCGGGACCGACCCGGGGTGGCAGCCATCGCCCGCGAGTTGCGGCACGCCGACGGGTTGGCCGGTTCGCTGGCCGCCCGGGTGCGCCTGGCCGGCCAGGTCGTCGCGGAACGGTTCGCGGTGCCCACCCTCGACGGCGCCGCCAGCACGGTACGCCCCGAGGACGTCCGCTCGGCCGTGGACCTGCTGACCCCACTTGCCCGACGTTGCGGCGACGACCTGGAGATGTTCCTGTCGCAGTTGGCCACCGGCGCCGAGGTGGACGCCCTCGACCCGCGCGCCGAGGCGGTCACGCTGCTGACCCTGCACGCCGCCAAGGGTCTGGAGTTCCCTGTGGTGTTCCTGGTCGGTGCCGAGGATGGGCTACTGCCGCTGCGCTGGCCCGGCTCGACATCCGACGAGGACGCGGTCGCCGAGGAACGTCGACTCTTCTTCGTCGGCCTGACCCGCGCCCAGGACCGCCTGTACGTCAGCCATGCCGCCCGCCGCACCCGGCACGGTGTGGAGCGCGACTGCTCGCCGTCACCGTTCCTCGGTGCCATCGACCCGGGCCTGTTCGAGCGGTTCGGCGAGACCGAGCCGCGCCGCCCGAAGGACCGCCAGCTCCGCCTGATCTGA